In Risungbinella massiliensis, the genomic stretch TTTTGTATTTCCGTTTGTCTTCGAAGCTTATACTCTACGACTAATTTTAGTAGTCTTGTGTTAAATGCTCTTCCCAATTGGAAAATGGTTGTATCATCGCATACTGAGGATATCCTTTCCTCAGGAGAGAAAGTGTTCAATTAATACAAATTATAAACTCTGTAAATAACGAATAAATTTATTTAGACTTTGTGGTTGCTGTTTTCTGTGTTTTATTACAAAATCTATCTTGATTGTTTCAGACAGTTCCTGAAATTGAACTGTTTGTATTATTCCTTTTCGACTATTTGCAACATCCGCCGGTATTATACTGATACCAAGTCCATCATTAACACCTTGTACAATAGATTCGAGCGAATCAAATTCCATAATAGTTGGATGTTTAAAATTACTTTTGCTAGCGAATTCTAACAGTATATTTCTATAAATACAATCTGAGTCACTATTAATAAGTAAAGTTTGATCATGGTGCTCTTCTAACTGATTATGCTTAGGTGAAATCAGCATGACTTTTTCAAAATAACTATAAACGGTTTCGAACTGTGAGTAATTATACATACCACTTATAAAAACACCATCAAGTTCTCCATAGGAAAGCATTTCTTGTAACTTTTGTTTATTACTTGTCCTTACTTTTACATCAATATTTTTATTTTTTGTCAAAAAAGTAGACAATAGCTGAGGTATCTTAACTGCAGAAATTGTTTGGGGTGCCCCAATTACAAAAGATTCCCTCCACTTTTCAGGGTTAATTTTTGATTTGGCTTTGTCCATTAAAGATATAATTTGATTTGTATACTCTAATAAAATGTTTCCCTCCTTGGTCAATGTTACCCCTCTATTATTACGCATAAATAATCTGACACCTAGTTCATCTTCCAAAACCTTTATTCGTTGACTGACATTAGGTTGTACATAGCCCAATTTTTCAGCAGCTTTAGAAATTGATTTCAGTTCTGCAACGTGTTTAAAAATTCGCAAATCATGACTTTCCAAGAATTCATTCCTCCGCTGGTATCATTTAAAATGATATCTTCCTCATTAATCAGTATTATACCCTTCATATACATAAAAGTATAATTGAACATATATTGAATCAAATATAACAAGGATGATTTAAAATGAAATTAACAGATAAAGTAGTCATTGTAACTGGTGGTGCCACTGGTGTTGGAAAAGCAACGGCTTTGAAATTAGCAAATGCAGGTGCAAAAGTTGTTATTAACTATAGCCGATCAAAACAAGACGCTATAGAAGTTGTGAATAAGATTACACAGACAGGAGGCTCAGCTTTCGCATTTAAAGCAAATGTTGCGATTGAAAAAGAAGTGAACGATATGATCTCCCAAACAGTTACATCATTTGGGACAGTGGATGGTTTAGTAAACAATGCGAGCATTACAGCTCAAATAGCTATGGGTGACTTAGATAACGTAACAGATGAAGTGTGGGATTCCGTTTTCAATGTAAATGTGAAAGGAATGTTTCATTGCATAAAAGCTGTTGTCCCTTATATGAAGAAGCAACAATCGGGGGTGATTGTTAATATGGGCAGCGTGGCAGGAATGACCGGAATAGGTTCATCCATCCCGTATGCAGCAACAAAATCAGCAATTCACACCATGACAAGGTCGTTAGCTATCGCATTAGCACCTTATATCAGAGTGAATAGTATATCCCCAGGTGCAGTTGATACAAGGTGGTGGTCAGGTAATGAAGAAAAGATGTATCAACTTGCTGGCAACTTACCACTTAAGAGAATTTCAACACCAGATGATATTGCAGAGGCGATTCTTTTTCAATTGACTCAAGAATCTGTCACAGGCCAAGTTTTTACAATTGATAATGGTCAAACACTTTGAAGTGTGAACTACATCGCCATTGAAATGGCGAGCTTCTCGATTCATTGAATCGACCAACGTCGCATTCTCCACGAAGGCACGTTCCATGCCTATATTAGGTTTAGTTCTAACTGTCCGCATTTTAGCGTTGGAACATGTCCAACTGCTTTATGTAGTATGTTTCTTGCCGCATTTACATCTCTATCTTCTGTATAACCGCAAGAGCAACTATGGACTCTATCTTTTCGTTCTTTTTTTACGATCTGACCACATTTTGAGCAAGCCTGAGACGTGTTGTATGGGTCCACTTGTATTACTTGCTTACCAGCATATTCTGCTTTGTAGGAAGTGAACTGTACAAGTTGATTCCATCCAGCATCCACAATACTTTTGGCTAATTTGTGATTCAAGACCATTCCTTTGATATTCAGATCTTCAAAGGCAATTAGATCATAGCGATCTACTAGATACCTACTAATTTTATGGGCAATGTCTTTTCTTTGATTTGCTATGTACTCATGTAGCTTTGCAAGCAAAGCTACAGCCTTTCTACGACGATTGGAACCTTTCTTACGTTTAGATACTATGCGCTGAAGTCGTTTTAGTTTGCGTTCTGACTTTCTAAAATACTTAGGGTGTTCGAAAAATTCGCCATCAGATGTAATAGCAAGATGTCTAACACCAAGATCAACACCGACTTGTTTCCCTGTCGAGTGTGTTATGGTTTCGATTTCACAGGAAAAACAAGCATAGTACTTTCCGTTTTTTCGGATGATGGTACAGGTCTTGATCTTTCCTTCTACTTGTCTGTGGCATTTGATGCGAACATTACCGATCTTAGACAGTTTCAGATATTTCCCATCAAGAGAAAACCCACTTTGTGGGTATGTGAAGCTATCATAACGGTTTTTACCTTGAAAGCGTGGGTATCCTGCTTTCTCTCCCGCTTTGATTCTACGAAAAAACCCTTTAAATGCTTTATCTAAACGACGTAGAATGTCCTGTAACACTTGCGATTGTACCTGTTTGAACTCTGGAAACTCTTTCTTTAGTCGTGGTAATTCATTCTGTTGCATGTTGTAGTTAACGGAAATACCACGTTTTTCATAAGAAAACTTTCGTTGTTCCAAAGCTGTATTGTATAGCCAGCGACACAAATTCAAGGTAGTTTCGATTCGTTCCATTTGTACCCGATTAGGTTCTATCTTGAATTTGTACGACTTCATCATTTGATTTTCCCCCTTTCTTTTTCTGATTTTCCATGTACTTACGAATCGTTTCTTCCGAAATAGAGCCAATGGTTTCCATGTAGAAGCTGCTATTCCAAAGATGACCATCCCATAACTTATTTCTTAGCCTCGGGAACTTTAGAAATAACTTCCTAGCGGAAATACCTTTCAACATTTTCACAATGTATGATGGAGCTACTTTAGGATGAGCAGAAGCAAAGACATGGACGTGGTCTTGCTCTCCCACCTCCATCATAGCTACTTCAAACCCTTTCTCCTCCGCAATCTCTTGAAAAATAACTTTTAGATACGTTTCAATCTCTTGATCCAGTACGGCTCTACGATACTTCACCGACCATACCATGTGGTAGTTGACATTATACACGCAAGTCCTAGCGTGTTTTACAGTGTTTTTACTCATACATATAGTATGACAAAAATAGGGTAAATATAGTAACATATAAGGATAATTATATTACATGTAGTAGGAGGAAAGTGCAAAAAATAAATTGCTCTAAGCATCCCCACAAGGGGGATACCGAGCAATGCTCCCTTTCATCTACCCCATTGAAATGGGGAGAATTCCCGTTCGCAAATCTTAAAATTAACCCATTTTTTTGCTTTTAAAATCTACGTTTTGCTCGATCCCCATTTAAAGGTTTATGGAGTATGACTCATCTTGCATACTGATTTAGGCACTCAATACAAGAGTTCTGCTTTCGCAGAACAAACCCAACGTTATGACATGATCCAATCCTTTAGTAAAAAAGCATGTCCATATGACAATGCATGTGTCGAATCATTTCACGCTATCTTAAAGAAAGAAGAAGTCCATCATCAACATTACCAAAACTACGAAAAAGCAAGGGCTGCCCTTTTTGAATTTATTGAAGGGTATAACCGAAAACGCATACAAGGGAGTTTGAAACTCCACAAACAGTAGAAGATAATCTTAGAAATATAGCATAGACTTAACTTTTTTGTGTCCAAGATATTGACCTAAGTCCAACACTAATCATTTGTAAACCACTTAGTAAAAACTGCTCTAATTAACTTTTCTTTTCCAGCTTCTTAAATCGTTCCATCTGAATCCCAATCTTAGGTTAGACATAATTAAAAAACCCCTCTGCTAATAGCAGAGGGATGCATCATATTCTCTGAAAACGAAAGGTGAGAGTAACATAGCCGGGTAAGACATTCGAATTTGTATCATGAAAGATACTCCATAGAAAGGAGGTGATCCATCCCCACCTTCCGGTAGGGATACCTTGTTACGACTTCACCCCAATCATCTGCCCCACCTTCGGCGGCTGAGTCCGTAAGGTTCTCTCACCGACTTCGGGTGTGACAAACTCTCGTGGTGTGACGGGCGGTGTGTACAAGGCCCGGGAACGGATTCACCGCGGCATGCTGATCCGCGATTACTAGCGATTCCAGCTTCACGTAGGCGAGTTGCAGCCTACGATCCGAACTGAGACCAGCTTTATGAGATTAGCTCCCCCTCGCGGGTTCGCAACCCTTTGTACTGGCCATTGTAGCACGTGTGTAGCCCAAGACATAAGGGGCATGATGATTTGACGTCATCCCCACCTTCCTCCGGCTTTCACCGGCTGTCTCGTTAGAGTGCCCAACTAAATGCTGGCAACTAACGATAAGGGTTGCGCTCGTTGCGGGACTGAACCCAACATCTCACGACACGAGCTGACGACAACCATGCACCACCTGTCACCGTTGCCCCGAAGGGAAGGGGTATCTCTACCCCGGTCAACGGGATGTCAAGCCTTGGTAAGGTTCTTCGCGTTGCTTCGAATTAAACCACATGCTCCACCGCTTGTGCGGGCCCCCGTCAATTCCTTTGAGTTTCAGCCTTGCGGCCGTACTCCCCAGGCGGAGTGCTTAATGCGTTAGCTGCGGCACTGAGGGCGGGAAAGCCCCCAACACCTAGCACTCATCGTTTACGGCGTGGACTACCAGGGTATCTAATCCTGTTTGCTCCCCACGCTTTCGCGCCTCAGCGTCAGTTACAGCCCAGAAAGTCGCCTTCGCCACTGGTGTTCCTCCCGATCTCTACGCATTCCACCGCTACACCGGGAATTCCACTTTCCTCTGCTGCACTCAAGCGCTCCAGTTTTGGAGGCGAACAATGGTTGAGCCATTGCCTTTAACCCCCAACTTAAAGCGCCGCCTGCGCGCGCTTTACGCCCAATAATTCCGGACAACGCTTGCCCCCTACGTATTACCGCGGCTGCTGGCACGTAGTTAGCCGGGGCTTTCTCCTTAGGTACCGTCAGAACTTCTTCCCTAAGAACAGAGTTTTACAACCCGAAGGCCGTCATCACTCACGCGGCGTTGCTCCGTCAGGCTTTCGCCCATTGCGGAAAATTCCCTACTGCTGCCTCCCGTAGGAGTCTGGGCCGTGTCTCAGTCCCAGTGTGGCCGGTCACCCTCTCAGGTCGGCTATGCATCGTCGCCTTGGTAGGCCATTACCCCACCAACAAGCTAATGCACCGCGGGCCCATCCTCAAGCGAAAAACTTTTACATTGCTCTCATGCAAGAGCAATGATTATCTGGTATTAGCACCGGTTTCCCGGAGTTATCCCAGGCTTGAGGGCAGGTTGCCCACGTGTTACTCACCCGTTCGCCGCTAGGTTCCCGAAGGAACCCCGCTCGACTTGCATGTATTAGGCACGCCGCCAGCGTTCGTCCTGAGCCAGGATCAAACTCTCCGATAAAGTTGAGTTTGAAAGCTCAATAGTAAATCATCTGGCTAAATGTGATACATCTCACTCTTTCGTTTTCAAAGAACATCATTGCTTTTNTATCCCAGGCTTGAGGGCAGGTTGCCCACGTGTTACTCACCCGTTCGCCGCTAGGTTCCCGAAGGAACCCCGCTCGACTTGCATGTATTAGGCACGCCGCCAGCGTTCGTCCTGAGCCAGGATCAAACTCTCCGATAAAGTTGAGTTTGAAAGCTCAATAATAAATCATCTGGCTAAATGTGATACATCTCACTCATTCGTTTTCAAAGAACATCATTGCTTTATTGTTTGTGCTGCCTTGTCGCAGCGACAAGAAATAATATACCATGCTGACGATTTTATTGCAACTGGTAATAAAAACCAATCAAACAAAAACAGACTCTCAAAATAAAAGTCTGCTCTACACAATACATTTTTATGATTTTTAACCGATTTTATTCATCACTCGCTTACCCTACGTTGGGTTTGGTAGGTGATTGAATGCATGTTCATTGATACCAACCTTGTTCATCGTTTTACGCAAATCCGTTACACATTGTATAAAATAATCTTTCTTGTTTTCGTTACCAGCAAATTTTCTCAGATTGTAATCATTGGTAAGGAGAGAATCCAGGTTCCGCAAATCGTCTACCAATATTTTTTTGATATCTTCTTTTGTAATAGATTGATCCATACTACATTCATTTACAAGGTTCTGTAATGTTTCTTTCCTTGCATGTTCATCATATGATGGATGAGAAAGTAAATGCTTCAAATCATATAAATCTTTAAATCTGGGACGCACAATAGTTTGATGCAGTTTCCAAGCAACTTGGATCGAAAGAGGTACGGTATAAGGAACGCTGAATTTTTCTCCCAACACCGGGCGATATTCCAACGGAACCGGTTTGCCGTCCATCTCTAGGTTGAAAGAAACATCTAGACAGAGCTCATCATTTAATATTCCCTTTTCATCATCGGTAAAATAATACTCAATATCTGTATTTACCGTTGGAAAATCCTCAGCCATCGCATAATCGATATATCTCCAAAATGAATTTTCGCGGAAACTTCTAAACTTTATTCCATCATTAAGATCCATTTCGGTGATCTGAATCATCCAATCGGTAAATGTATTGTACGCTTGATCTACGTTATGAATCTTATTCAAATACAAAAAGTCAATATCTTCAGCATCACGTATTGTCGGATCGGAGAAATATTGTCTTGTCACCAAACTACCTTTTAAGAGAAAGGGCATATTCACTAATGATGCCCTTCTTAACAATGCCTCTAAGGCAACAAGCTCTTTCAACGGATAATTTGTCTCTAGTCTTCGAATCAAATCACTCATTCTTTAATCACTCTTTTCTCGTTTCTATGAAATCCAACCGCTATCCAGTTCTTCTCTGCTATCATAAATACATAATTCGAATGCTTCTTTCAAAAATGATATCTTATTTTCTTTTACAATCGATTTAATCTTTTCCGCTCTCTTATAGAACCTATCCTTGCTTTCATAGTCTCTGATCGTAATAAATCTCACTCTTCCATTTTTATTTAACGAATTTTTGGAGATATGTCCCCCTAAGTTTTTGACTAGATTCTTTACTTTTGGTATATCATCAACTACTATTTCTATTTTTCCATGCCATTCAAAGTATGGTTTCGAATTTTTAGCTCGTAACTCATGAAAATACTTATCTTCCTTTGGAGAAATCTCTACTTTCTTTCTTATTACCTCAAATCCGCTATCACGGAATTTATTTGCAACTTTTTCGATTTCTTTGTCTACATTGATTAAATTTTCGCATTTGATTAGTCCGGTACACATTGGTTGATGGATATAATTTCCTTGATCCAAAACGATCATAACCGGTTTTACTTGTTCTGCTTCACAAACACTAATAAATTTTTCTTGATCCTGCAGTTCTAAATCATGAACGGTAAGGTGATATTCAAACTCCATTGGTTCACTCCTTAATTACTTCTATTGAACTTTAAAAAGTCAGTTAATTATAGGTAAAATAACTTTCCTCACGACATTGAGCTTCAAAACACTTTAAATTCTATCAAATATAATTCAAAAAATAAATAATTCTCACATGGTGATCCATACCTGCTCAGGAAATTGTATGAGGTTAAAAGCTGAAACTTTAGTTTCAGTTCATGATAAAAAACCACTTAGACTACTGAAGTAGCAACTAAGTGGTTTTTGGTTTGCCTGGCAATGACCTACTCTCCCAGGACCCTGCGGTCCAAGTACCATCGGCGCTGGAGGGCTTAACGATCGTGTTCGGGATGGGAACGAGTGGGACCCCTCCGCCATTATCACCAGACAGTCAGTGTCAAGACATATGAAATATGTCACACCCTGAAAATTAGAACAGAAGGCCAAGTGTATTGCAAA encodes the following:
- a CDS encoding LysR family transcriptional regulator, encoding MESHDLRIFKHVAELKSISKAAEKLGYVQPNVSQRIKVLEDELGVRLFMRNNRGVTLTKEGNILLEYTNQIISLMDKAKSKINPEKWRESFVIGAPQTISAVKIPQLLSTFLTKNKNIDVKVRTSNKQKLQEMLSYGELDGVFISGMYNYSQFETVYSYFEKVMLISPKHNQLEEHHDQTLLINSDSDCIYRNILLEFASKSNFKHPTIMEFDSLESIVQGVNDGLGISIIPADVANSRKGIIQTVQFQELSETIKIDFVIKHRKQQPQSLNKFIRYLQSL
- a CDS encoding SDR family NAD(P)-dependent oxidoreductase, which translates into the protein MKLTDKVVIVTGGATGVGKATALKLANAGAKVVINYSRSKQDAIEVVNKITQTGGSAFAFKANVAIEKEVNDMISQTVTSFGTVDGLVNNASITAQIAMGDLDNVTDEVWDSVFNVNVKGMFHCIKAVVPYMKKQQSGVIVNMGSVAGMTGIGSSIPYAATKSAIHTMTRSLAIALAPYIRVNSISPGAVDTRWWSGNEEKMYQLAGNLPLKRISTPDDIAEAILFQLTQESVTGQVFTIDNGQTL
- a CDS encoding RNA-guided endonuclease InsQ/TnpB family protein, yielding MMKSYKFKIEPNRVQMERIETTLNLCRWLYNTALEQRKFSYEKRGISVNYNMQQNELPRLKKEFPEFKQVQSQVLQDILRRLDKAFKGFFRRIKAGEKAGYPRFQGKNRYDSFTYPQSGFSLDGKYLKLSKIGNVRIKCHRQVEGKIKTCTIIRKNGKYYACFSCEIETITHSTGKQVGVDLGVRHLAITSDGEFFEHPKYFRKSERKLKRLQRIVSKRKKGSNRRRKAVALLAKLHEYIANQRKDIAHKISRYLVDRYDLIAFEDLNIKGMVLNHKLAKSIVDAGWNQLVQFTSYKAEYAGKQVIQVDPYNTSQACSKCGQIVKKERKDRVHSCSCGYTEDRDVNAARNILHKAVGHVPTLKCGQLELNLI
- the tnpA gene encoding IS200/IS605 family transposase, whose translation is MSKNTVKHARTCVYNVNYHMVWSVKYRRAVLDQEIETYLKVIFQEIAEEKGFEVAMMEVGEQDHVHVFASAHPKVAPSYIVKMLKGISARKLFLKFPRLRNKLWDGHLWNSSFYMETIGSISEETIRKYMENQKKKGGKSNDEVVQIQDRT
- a CDS encoding nucleotidyl transferase AbiEii/AbiGii toxin family protein, with protein sequence MSDLIRRLETNYPLKELVALEALLRRASLVNMPFLLKGSLVTRQYFSDPTIRDAEDIDFLYLNKIHNVDQAYNTFTDWMIQITEMDLNDGIKFRSFRENSFWRYIDYAMAEDFPTVNTDIEYYFTDDEKGILNDELCLDVSFNLEMDGKPVPLEYRPVLGEKFSVPYTVPLSIQVAWKLHQTIVRPRFKDLYDLKHLLSHPSYDEHARKETLQNLVNECSMDQSITKEDIKKILVDDLRNLDSLLTNDYNLRKFAGNENKKDYFIQCVTDLRKTMNKVGINEHAFNHLPNPT